From Nonlabens sp. Ci31, the proteins below share one genomic window:
- a CDS encoding CAL67264 family membrane protein, translating to MALNKNGVLGWATLIMIIIGIGLIALGAYRYTDVGFGFAAIGVGFFAIAWVFNALKGRV from the coding sequence ATGGCATTGAATAAGAATGGAGTATTAGGATGGGCAACTTTGATCATGATCATTATAGGAATTGGCTTGATCGCATTAGGAGCTTATAGATATACAGATGTAGGATTTGGTTTTGCAGCAATAGGTGTAGGTTTCTTTGCGATTGCTTGGGTGTTTAATGCGCTTAAAGGAAGGGTATAA
- the ettA gene encoding energy-dependent translational throttle protein EttA, which yields MSDDKQVIFSMSGLSKTYQSTGKQVLKNIHLSFFYGAKIGILGLNGSGKSTLLKIIAGIEKNYQGDIDFLPGYNVGYLEQEPLLDETKTVMEIVREGVAETVAVLDEYNKINDDFGLEEVYTDADKMEKLMNRQAVLQDKIDALNAWELDTKLEIAMDALRTPPGDAEIKNLSGGERRRVALCRLLLQQPEILLLDEPTNHLDAESVLWLEQHLAQYKGTVIAVTHDRYFLDNVAGWILELDRGEGIPWKGNYSSWLEQKGNRLAKEEKTESKRQKTLQRELDWVRQGAKGRQTKQKARLNNYDKLLNEDQKAKEEKLEIYIPNGPRLGTNVIEASGVSKAFGDKLLYEDLNFVLPQNGIVGIIGPNGAGKTTIFKMIMDQEKPDKGSFTVGETVQLAYVDQDHSNIDPEKSIWENFADSQDMIMMGGKMVNSRAYLSRFNFSGSEQNKKVSALSGGERNRLHLAMTLKEEGNVLLLDEPTNDLDVNTLRALEEGLDNFAGCAVIISHDRWFLDRVCTHIIAFEGDSQIYSFEGSFTEYEENKRKRLGDHAPKRIRYKKLTRD from the coding sequence ATGAGCGACGATAAACAAGTTATTTTTTCCATGTCGGGTCTTTCGAAGACCTATCAAAGTACTGGAAAACAAGTATTAAAAAACATTCATCTTAGTTTTTTCTACGGTGCAAAAATTGGTATTCTAGGTCTTAACGGTTCTGGTAAATCTACTTTACTGAAGATTATTGCAGGGATTGAAAAGAACTATCAAGGAGATATTGATTTCTTACCGGGTTATAACGTAGGTTATCTCGAGCAAGAACCACTACTAGACGAGACAAAGACTGTTATGGAAATTGTACGTGAAGGTGTGGCAGAAACGGTTGCTGTTCTTGATGAATACAATAAAATAAATGATGATTTTGGCCTAGAAGAAGTATACACAGATGCTGATAAAATGGAGAAATTGATGAATCGTCAAGCGGTTCTTCAAGATAAAATCGATGCATTAAATGCTTGGGAGCTGGATACCAAACTAGAAATAGCAATGGATGCATTGCGCACGCCACCTGGGGATGCTGAAATTAAGAACCTATCTGGTGGAGAACGTCGTAGGGTAGCGCTATGTAGATTGTTATTACAACAGCCAGAAATACTGTTGTTAGATGAACCAACCAACCACTTGGACGCAGAGTCTGTATTATGGTTAGAACAACACCTTGCTCAATACAAAGGAACGGTCATCGCTGTAACTCACGACAGGTACTTTCTAGATAATGTTGCTGGATGGATCTTAGAATTAGATCGAGGTGAAGGAATTCCATGGAAAGGGAATTACTCCAGTTGGTTAGAGCAAAAAGGAAACCGACTTGCAAAAGAAGAAAAAACCGAATCTAAAAGACAGAAAACCCTTCAACGAGAGCTGGACTGGGTACGTCAGGGAGCAAAAGGGAGACAGACCAAACAAAAAGCGCGTTTGAATAATTACGACAAGCTTTTAAATGAAGATCAAAAAGCCAAAGAAGAAAAGCTGGAGATCTATATTCCTAACGGCCCACGTCTAGGAACTAATGTGATTGAAGCTTCTGGAGTGAGTAAAGCATTTGGTGACAAGCTGCTTTATGAAGATTTGAATTTTGTATTACCTCAAAATGGAATTGTAGGGATTATAGGTCCTAACGGTGCTGGTAAAACCACTATCTTTAAAATGATCATGGATCAAGAAAAGCCAGATAAAGGTTCTTTTACAGTAGGTGAAACAGTACAGCTAGCTTATGTAGACCAAGATCACTCTAATATAGATCCAGAGAAGTCCATCTGGGAAAACTTTGCAGATAGTCAGGACATGATCATGATGGGAGGGAAAATGGTGAATTCTAGAGCTTATCTAAGTCGTTTTAATTTTTCAGGTAGTGAGCAAAATAAGAAGGTATCGGCTCTTTCTGGTGGAGAGCGTAACCGTTTGCACCTTGCCATGACACTTAAGGAAGAAGGAAACGTATTATTGCTGGATGAGCCTACTAACGACCTTGATGTAAACACATTAAGAGCACTTGAAGAAGGACTGGATAACTTTGCAGGTTGTGCCGTGATTATCTCGCATGACAGGTGGTTTTTAGATAGAGTTTGTACGCATATTATTGCGTTTGAAGGTGATTCTCAAATCTACTCTTTTGAAGGTAGTTTTACGGAGTACGAAGAAAATAAGAGAAAACGACTAGGTGATCATGCTCCTAAGAGAATCCGTTATAAGAAATTGACGAGAGACTAG
- a CDS encoding zinc-dependent peptidase: MAPYAFAVVGFGFLSIFAHLILRGLQRKRDFLWYRQALSYRRLPISRKRVLETYPFYKQLSYKYKKQFEHRVAAFIVDKDFRNRYEGAVTDQQVVLISCVACRLSFGRRSYLYPMLNTVLLFPEAFMSPANKALHKGEFNPLAKVLAISWKDFKEGMDITNDNLHLGLHEFTHVMHFESDRSNDIDAVRFKKYTNKILRELMKPEVRSKLDQTQFFRAYAFINQYEFMAVLSEYFFESNADFKKAFPIIYGHLIKALLYKEEWILR, translated from the coding sequence ATGGCACCATACGCCTTTGCTGTGGTAGGATTTGGATTTTTATCCATTTTTGCCCACCTCATATTGCGCGGTCTTCAAAGAAAACGTGACTTTCTATGGTACAGACAAGCCTTAAGTTATCGCAGGTTACCGATTTCGCGAAAGCGAGTTCTAGAAACATACCCCTTTTACAAGCAGCTTTCCTATAAGTATAAAAAGCAGTTTGAACATCGAGTAGCTGCGTTTATTGTAGACAAAGATTTTAGAAATAGATATGAAGGTGCTGTTACTGACCAACAAGTGGTATTGATTTCGTGCGTTGCTTGCCGATTGAGTTTTGGACGCCGCAGCTATTTGTACCCAATGCTGAATACGGTTTTATTATTTCCTGAAGCCTTTATGAGCCCTGCTAATAAAGCCTTGCATAAAGGCGAATTTAATCCGCTGGCTAAAGTGCTAGCGATCTCATGGAAAGATTTTAAGGAAGGAATGGATATAACTAATGATAATCTTCACTTAGGCCTGCATGAATTTACTCATGTCATGCATTTTGAAAGTGACCGCAGCAATGATATAGATGCCGTTCGATTCAAAAAATATACCAATAAAATCCTGCGAGAATTGATGAAACCGGAAGTGCGCAGCAAACTGGATCAAACACAATTCTTTAGAGCTTACGCCTTTATCAACCAATATGAATTTATGGCGGTACTTTCAGAATACTTCTTTGAATCAAATGCTGATTTTAAAAAAGCATTTCCAATAATATATGGGCATCTTATTAAAGCATTGCTTTATAAGGAAGAATGGATCTTGAGGTAG
- a CDS encoding Bax inhibitor-1 family protein, with product MNQDNFPPYNRSFEALSIVNDETRALFYKKTYGHVAIAVLLFIIVETLLLQVEPLVNFMFSLAQGWSWLLVLGAFMWATSYAEKMAHTSHDRNQQYLGLFLFVLAEAVIFLPLIAMALQYQAMAGEESNLLSQAAIVTLSLFTALSAVVLITKKDFSFLKSILAVGFIIAIGLIIAGMIFGFDLGLFFSGAMVVLAAGTILYQTSNLVHKYHTDQYVGAALGLFSSLMLLFWYILSIFMSRD from the coding sequence ATGAATCAGGATAACTTTCCACCATACAATCGCTCTTTTGAAGCCCTTTCAATAGTAAACGATGAGACTAGAGCTCTTTTTTATAAAAAGACTTACGGACACGTTGCTATAGCGGTACTTTTATTTATAATAGTAGAAACACTTTTACTACAAGTAGAGCCATTGGTCAACTTTATGTTTAGTCTTGCACAAGGCTGGTCATGGTTGTTAGTTCTAGGCGCTTTTATGTGGGCCACTTCTTATGCTGAGAAGATGGCGCATACCTCTCATGATCGCAACCAGCAATATTTAGGCTTGTTTCTTTTTGTACTCGCTGAAGCTGTTATATTCCTTCCTCTTATTGCAATGGCATTACAATATCAAGCTATGGCTGGTGAGGAAAGTAATTTATTAAGTCAAGCTGCGATAGTCACCTTGTCCTTATTTACTGCCTTAAGCGCTGTAGTTTTAATTACTAAAAAGGATTTTTCCTTTCTCAAGAGTATTCTTGCGGTAGGTTTTATAATTGCAATAGGTTTGATCATCGCAGGGATGATTTTCGGTTTTGACTTAGGTCTTTTCTTTAGTGGTGCCATGGTCGTTCTAGCGGCAGGGACCATTTTATATCAAACTTCAAATTTGGTACATAAATACCATACCGATCAGTATGTAGGAGCAGCACTAGGTTTATTCTCCTCTTTAATGCTTTTATTCTGGTATATTTTAAGCATATTTATGTCACGCGATTAA
- a CDS encoding RNA polymerase sigma factor produces MSTTPDKELISLILDKSTTNQGFRALLAQYQEQLYWQIRKMVIVHDDADDVLQNVFIKIFKGVKNFKGDSKLSTWMFRIAYNESVTFLNNKAKRLQLSSQELQDHLTDKLEADVYFTSDEIQLALKKALAQLPERQREVFNLRYYDDLKFKIIAQLLDLSEGAVKSTYHIAAKKVEQFIKED; encoded by the coding sequence ATGAGTACAACACCAGATAAAGAACTAATTTCTTTGATCCTTGATAAGTCTACGACCAACCAAGGGTTTAGAGCACTGCTAGCTCAATACCAAGAACAACTTTACTGGCAAATTAGAAAAATGGTTATCGTTCATGATGATGCAGACGATGTGTTGCAAAACGTTTTTATCAAGATATTCAAAGGAGTGAAAAACTTTAAAGGCGATAGTAAACTGTCTACATGGATGTTTAGAATTGCATATAATGAAAGTGTCACCTTTCTCAATAATAAAGCTAAAAGACTGCAGCTATCCTCTCAAGAATTACAAGATCATTTAACTGATAAGTTAGAAGCTGATGTGTATTTTACTAGTGATGAAATTCAGCTTGCTTTGAAAAAGGCATTAGCACAATTACCAGAAAGACAGCGAGAGGTTTTTAACCTTAGATACTACGACGATCTTAAATTCAAGATCATTGCACAACTATTAGACTTAAGTGAAGGAGCTGTAAAAAGCACCTATCACATAGCAGCAAAAAAAGTAGAGCAATTTATTAAAGAAGATTAA
- a CDS encoding sensor of ECF-type sigma factor, with protein sequence MKYIYIILFTTLCSIGMNAQNSDNTDRQDRKEEMRDRIKALSIAHITKELNLSSQEAEKFWPLYNKVKEEHHRLEKDKKRLMKKLESEFETMSESQALSYVDQMVALDQKIVATNLDYKHEEIIKVIGAKRFLKLKKAELDFRRKMIKEYRDRKRRN encoded by the coding sequence ATGAAATATATATATATAATCTTATTTACCACATTGTGCTCGATAGGCATGAATGCGCAAAATTCAGATAATACAGACCGTCAGGATCGTAAAGAAGAGATGAGAGACCGCATTAAAGCGCTCTCCATTGCTCATATAACTAAGGAATTAAACCTTAGCTCTCAAGAAGCTGAAAAATTTTGGCCATTATACAATAAGGTAAAAGAGGAGCACCATAGACTAGAGAAGGATAAGAAAAGGCTTATGAAGAAGCTAGAAAGTGAATTTGAGACCATGAGCGAGAGTCAGGCGCTATCCTATGTGGATCAAATGGTAGCTCTAGATCAGAAAATAGTGGCAACTAATCTCGATTATAAACACGAGGAAATAATTAAAGTCATAGGTGCAAAGCGATTTCTTAAATTGAAAAAAGCCGAATTAGATTTCAGACGTAAGATGATTAAAGAATACCGAGACCGTAAACGTAGAAATTAG